The genomic window TTCTATTTGAAGTGGATGTATCGTTTCAATATTTTCGATACGTTTTGGAGGAAAATTGATAATTAGTGTTGAAGCTCCGCTTATTAAAGCATCCCAATCTCCAATAATCTTATCGGACTCTATTTTTATTCTACTTACTTGAAACGAATATTTACTTAGTGATTTTAAATTATCCAGATCGGACGTGCTGCCACTAATTGAATACCCTTTTTTTTGAAGATCTAACGCTAGTGGTAAACCTAACCAGCCTAATCCTAAAATAGAGATATGCTTATTCATAACTGTGATAAATCTAAAGTTAGACGTTGCAACTGTATTTTTGTACAGTACTGCCAAGCTTCGGTATTTATAGAGTCAAATTCTATTCTACCTAAAGTTTTTCCGAATTTATTTTTAAAACGAATGCCTGTTTTTGTAGTTTCCTTTTGATAAAAATATTCTGTACTCGAAATTTTTAATTGTTGCAATTCCTTATTCTCTTTTGGAACAGCAGCAATAAAAAATTCTAAACAATCGGTTTTAGTTTGGAGTTCTAGCGTGAATTCTTTTGAATAGTTTACCGCGTTTATGTCTTTAAACGCTAAGTGAGGTTTATTAGGTAACTGAAGTGTTACACCTTCTGGTTTTTCTAGCAGAAATAAGAATAATGGATATAAATATTGATCGGAACTAAAGCCTCTTGTAATAAGGCAATCTCCCAATTCTTCATCGCTTTTAAATTCAAAAGGTTTTGGTTTTATAGGTGCTATTTCTTTATTAGAAACCTGTTCTTCCCAACCTTCTCGATACAACAGTTCGGTTTCTAAAGGACATTCATTCTGTATATGTCCTTTAACAATGTGGGTGATTTTTTCTGGTGTAAGTTCTTTATACCAAAATTCTCCAGGGTGTACAATACAAGTAGGTGCATCTTCACATCTACCATTACATCGTGTTTTAATGGTATGTGTATCATTCCAATTATCATTGTTACGTAAATAAGCTCTTGCAGCTCTTATAACTTTTTCTCCGCCTGCTTTTTGACAAGAACCACCGTCGCAAAAGAAAAAAGTATGTGTTGTATTGGCTATATTTTTCCCCATTAAATTAGTATGACTATTATGGGAAAAGCAGAGAAGAAAGCCAAAAAATATGGCAATCAAACACATCAACTTTTATCCCGAAAGTTTAAATTAGGTTTTACTTTAGGCAGGTCTTCTGACTCACTCTACTTTTAACGCCTTCCCGTTCCTAAGAACAGTGACTTCTAGATGTTAAAAGCTTTTTTAGAGCTTACAGCTGCGGGAACAGTTTTGGATTCTCACCAAATTCCCTTTTAATTCGATATTCTTAATTAAAAGAATAAGAAACCTTAAGCAATACAAATGTATAGCTAATTTTTGAATTATAGTATCGATTCTGTAATGAATTTTGCCCTTTTTTGAGGAGAAGCTTTAGGTAAAATTATAATTTCAAAACCTTTGTTTTTGTACTGTTCTAAAAGTACTTTTTCTAATTTCAAACAGTAATCAAACTCTTGTAACCTTTGTCCGTCTTGACAATAAATATCAAACCAAGTTGGTGCAAAAAAAACGGTGTTATGGTAAGTGTCTTGATAAGGAAAATCTTGTAAGTAATGAGGAATGGTTTTATTTTCTAAAACTAAATAAGCTTCTAAATCTAATAACGATCTGTCGCAAACTTGAGCTTTACTAGTTAATAATTCTTGACTCGTTACATTGAAAACAAGATCGGAAAAACGATTAATATCACCCCAAGGCACACCGTTTCTATTATTCTGTTGTTCCTCTAGAATAATTTTTCTAGACACTTCATCCATACAAGGAATCGTGTTTTTTAGAAGATTTATGGTCGTCGTTTTCCCAGTGCCTGGAGCTCCTGTAATAATATATTTTTTTTGAAGACTATGCATATTGAAACAGTAATATAACGCCAATAATAATGAAACAAAATAGTATACTTACTTTATAATTAATATGTGTAACTATTTTAATTTCTTCATGTTTTATGTCTCGGTTATTGTTTCCTATAAAAGGTTTTTCTACCAGTTTTCTATGATAATAATTTGGTCCTCCAAACTGGCAATCTAAAATATATGCTAAAGCTGCTTCTGGATAACCTGCATTCGGACTACTGTGTTTACTGCCTTCTTTAAAAACAAACCGCAAACCGCTTAATTTAAATTGAACAAATAACAATAATATAGCAGTAATTCGAGCAGGAATATAATTAACTACATCGTCCAATTTTGCGGCAAATTTACCGAACCATATATAACGATCGTTTTTATACCCAACCATGGAATCGAAGGTGTTTATCATTTTATAAGCCATTGCTCCTGGAACACCCAAAATTAAAAAATAAAAAAGTGGCGCAATAACACCGTCACTTAAATTTTCCGACATCGTTTCAAAAGTTGCTACTCTAATTTGTTGTTCGCTCAAGTTATTAGTCTCACGCCCCACAATCCAAGATAAACGCTTACGTCCAGCATCCAACCCTTCCTTTTTTAAAGTACTAAACACAGCTAAACCTTCCTTTATCAACGTTTTATTTGCCAAACAATAAAACAACATAAGTGTTGAAAAGACAATAGCTGAAATTTGAAAATTGGAAGCATTTAACCATCTAATAATTAGATAGGGCACAATAAAAGAAAAACTAACCAATACGATAACTAATAAAGCACCTTTTAAGAACTTATAACGACCTTTATTAAGCCATTTTTCACCTAAAGAAATACTATTACCAAACGCGACAATAAGATGTGGCATTTTTATGGGGTCTCCTAAAATTAAATCAAAAGTAAAGGCAAAAATTAAAATGTAAATATGGTTTAATCCCATGCTTTTAAAGCTTTAATTAAAATGTTATTTGCTTCTTTACTTTGTGTCGAAAGTCGAATAAATTCCCCGTCTATTTTTTTAAAATTTGTAGCATCGCGAACTAGAATTTGATGTTCTTCTATTAAATAGTGTTTTAATTCTTTAGCCGATTTATGTAACAATTCAACTAAAAAATAAGACGTATTACTTTCAATAACCTTAAAACCATTTAACTGTGCCACTTGCTGTTTAAAAACAGTTGTTTCCTCTAATAATTCTGAAGCATTAAATTGAAGTGCATCATAGTTTTCCAAAATGAATTCACCAGCTTTTATAGCCAATAAATTCACACTCCAAGGCATTTTTAAACTTAAAAGTTTTACTATGTTTGAAGCATTAGAAACTACATACCCCAAACGCAATCCAGGAATGGTAAATGTTTTGGTTAAGGAACGAACAATTATTAAATTACTGTACTTTGCCGTTAATGACACAATGGATTCAATACGCGTTGTAAACTCAATATATGCTTCATCAATAACAAATGTAGTCTCTGGTTTTTGCTGAAAAAGAAATTCTAATTCATCTTTAGAAAAAACGTTCCCGTTTGGATTATTAGGATTACATATAAATACAAGGTCTGCATTAGTCTTTTTTAGTTCGGTTGAAGCAATTAACTCGTAATTTAAATGAAAGATTTTACAAGCATCTTCGTATTCTGCAAACGTAGGTGCTACTATAGCTGCTCTCTTATTAGAGAATAATTGAGCTATTAGATAAAATGCCTCTGTTGCTCCGTTGGTAAACAAAAATTGTTCACTATTTAGTTGAAATTTTTTAGCCGCTAATACATTCAATTCACTTGCGGAAGGAGAGGGATAACTTTGAATTTGATTAACACATTTTGAAACCACGTCAAGCAATACTTTAGGGCATCCTTTATAGTATACATTCGAACTAAAGTTGTGTTTAATTTCGCCCTCAATTAAATGAAGATCATCTCCGTGGCCATTTAACATTGTTGTGCGCTGTTTTTTAAAATGGTTTCCATATCTAAATTTTCATTTATCCAATCGGCTAATTTATCAAATTGTTCCGCTTTAAAAAGTATGTAATTTTTTGCTTGGACTTCAGGGAATTTTAATTGTAATAATTCTGTTACGACATCTTGATTATCAAAAATACCATGAAGGTAAGTGCCCCAACTTTTATCGCCATCAAAATAACCTTCCTCCTTCTCGTCTATAAGATTTAAATATTTGTTTTTAGGCACACTAGTTTC from Algibacter sp. L1A34 includes these protein-coding regions:
- a CDS encoding AAA family ATPase translates to MHSLQKKYIITGAPGTGKTTTINLLKNTIPCMDEVSRKIILEEQQNNRNGVPWGDINRFSDLVFNVTSQELLTSKAQVCDRSLLDLEAYLVLENKTIPHYLQDFPYQDTYHNTVFFAPTWFDIYCQDGQRLQEFDYCLKLEKVLLEQYKNKGFEIIILPKASPQKRAKFITESIL
- a CDS encoding pyridoxal phosphate-dependent aminotransferase, whose protein sequence is MLNGHGDDLHLIEGEIKHNFSSNVYYKGCPKVLLDVVSKCVNQIQSYPSPSASELNVLAAKKFQLNSEQFLFTNGATEAFYLIAQLFSNKRAAIVAPTFAEYEDACKIFHLNYELIASTELKKTNADLVFICNPNNPNGNVFSKDELEFLFQQKPETTFVIDEAYIEFTTRIESIVSLTAKYSNLIIVRSLTKTFTIPGLRLGYVVSNASNIVKLLSLKMPWSVNLLAIKAGEFILENYDALQFNASELLEETTVFKQQVAQLNGFKVIESNTSYFLVELLHKSAKELKHYLIEEHQILVRDATNFKKIDGEFIRLSTQSKEANNILIKALKAWD
- a CDS encoding (2Fe-2S) ferredoxin domain-containing protein; the encoded protein is MGKNIANTTHTFFFCDGGSCQKAGGEKVIRAARAYLRNNDNWNDTHTIKTRCNGRCEDAPTCIVHPGEFWYKELTPEKITHIVKGHIQNECPLETELLYREGWEEQVSNKEIAPIKPKPFEFKSDEELGDCLITRGFSSDQYLYPLFLFLLEKPEGVTLQLPNKPHLAFKDINAVNYSKEFTLELQTKTDCLEFFIAAVPKENKELQQLKISSTEYFYQKETTKTGIRFKNKFGKTLGRIEFDSINTEAWQYCTKIQLQRLTLDLSQL
- the cbiB gene encoding adenosylcobinamide-phosphate synthase CbiB, with amino-acid sequence MGLNHIYILIFAFTFDLILGDPIKMPHLIVAFGNSISLGEKWLNKGRYKFLKGALLVIVLVSFSFIVPYLIIRWLNASNFQISAIVFSTLMLFYCLANKTLIKEGLAVFSTLKKEGLDAGRKRLSWIVGRETNNLSEQQIRVATFETMSENLSDGVIAPLFYFLILGVPGAMAYKMINTFDSMVGYKNDRYIWFGKFAAKLDDVVNYIPARITAILLLFVQFKLSGLRFVFKEGSKHSSPNAGYPEAALAYILDCQFGGPNYYHRKLVEKPFIGNNNRDIKHEEIKIVTHINYKVSILFCFIIIGVILLFQYA